Proteins encoded in a region of the Dasypus novemcinctus isolate mDasNov1 chromosome 24, mDasNov1.1.hap2, whole genome shotgun sequence genome:
- the ZCCHC3 gene encoding zinc finger CCHC domain-containing protein 3 — MATGGGVEEEKKRGRPQLLPAARPAARSEEPEGGREKMGWAQVVKNLAEKKGEFREQRPPRREEESSSAASGALGASAGLAAPGLGDFPPAGRGDPKGRRRDAAGEAADPRRKKGAAEVGRRKKAETAAMAAPTRPSVAEDGAERPHQDEQEAAPGPAAGPGKGRFLVRICFQGDEGACPTRDFVVGALILRSIGMDPNDIYAVIQIPGSREFDVSFRSAEKLALFLRTYEEKREQEDCWENFVVLGRSKSSLKTLFILFRNETVDVEDIVTWLKRHCDVLAVPVKVTDRFGIWTGEYKCEIELRQGEGGVRHLPGAFFLGAERGYSWYKGQPKTCFKCGSRTHMSGSCTQDRCFRCGEEGHLSPYCRKGIVCNLCGKRGHAFAQCPKAVHNSVAAQLTGVAGH, encoded by the coding sequence ATGGCCACCGGCGGCGGcgtggaggaggagaagaagcGGGGGCGACCGCAGCTCCTGCCCGCGGCCCGGCCAGCGGCCCGGAGCGAGGAACCCGAGGGCGGCCGCGAGAAGATGGGCTGGGCCCAGGTGGTGAAGAACCTGGCCGAGAAGAAGGGCGAATTCCGCGAGCAGCGGCCGCCGCGGCGGGAGGAGGAAAGCAGCAGCGCTGCGAGCGGCGCGCTTGGCGCCTCGGCTGGCCTGGCGGCGCCGGGACTCGGCGACTTTCCCCCGGCCGGTCGCGGGGACCCGAAGGGCCGTCGGAGAGACGCCGCCGGCGAGGCAGCGGACCCTCGCAGGAAGAAGGGCGCAGCTGAGGTGGGCAGGAGGAAGAAGGCGGAGACCGCGGCCATGGCGGCCCCTACCAGGCCCAGCGTGGCCGAGGACGGGGCCGAGCGGCCCCACCAGGATGAACAGGAAGCAGCACCGGGGCCTGCGGCGGGCCCGGGCAAGGGTCGCTTCCTTGTGCGCATCTGCTTCCAAGGTGACGAGGGCGCCTGCCCGACCCGGGACTTCGTGGTGGGCGCGCTCATCCTGCGCTCCATCGGCATGGACCCGAACGACATTTACGCGGTCATCCAGATCCCGGGGAGCCGCGAATTCGACGTGAGCTTCCGCTCGGCAGAAAAGTTGGCCCTGTTCCTACGCACCTACGAGGAGAAGCGCGAGCAGGAGGACTGCTGGGAGAACTTTGTGGTGCTGGGGCGGAGCAAGTCCAGTTTGAAGACTCTCTTCATCCTTTTCCGGAACGAGACGGTGGACGTGGAGGACATCGTGACCTGGCTCAAGCGCCACTGCGACGTGCTGGCCGTGCCCGTGAAAGTGACCGACAGGTTTGGGATCTGGACCGGGGAGTACAAGTGCGAGATCGAGCTGCGCCAGGGGGAGGGCGGGGTCAGACATCTGCCGGGGGCCTTCTTCCTGGGGGCCGAGAGGGGCTACAGCTGGTACAAGGGGCAGCCCAAGACGTGCTTTAAATGTGGTTCCAGGACCCACATGAGCGGGAGCTGCACGCAGGACAGGTGCTTCAGGTGCGGGGAAGAGGGGCACCTGAGCCCTTACTGCCGGAAGGGCATCGTGTGCAACCTCTGTGGCAAGCGAGGACACGCCTTTGCCCAGTGTCCCAAAGCAGTTCACAATTCCGTGGCAGCTCAGCTCACCGGCGTGGCCGGGCACTGA